A section of the Campylobacter lanienae NCTC 13004 genome encodes:
- a CDS encoding IS607-like element ISChh1 family transposase: MNKLLSIGQASKALGVTIQTLRNWDKKGLLKPDDMTKGGERRYKLETLKAINKNLVFNKDSLKTIAYARVSSHDQKDDLIRQVQVLELYCSKQGFNYEVIQDLGSGMNYYKKGLTKLLNQILDGKVKRLVLTHKDRLLRFGAELVFAICEAKEVEVIIINKGEESVKFEEELAKDVLEIITVFSARLYGSRSKKNKKLLDEMQEVVVENVSK; this comes from the coding sequence ATGAATAAATTATTATCAATCGGTCAAGCTAGTAAAGCTCTTGGTGTTACTATCCAAACTCTTAGAAATTGGGATAAAAAAGGCTTATTAAAACCTGATGATATGACTAAGGGTGGAGAGCGTAGGTATAAGCTAGAAACATTAAAAGCTATAAATAAAAACCTAGTTTTTAATAAAGATAGCTTAAAAACTATTGCTTATGCTCGTGTTTCTAGCCACGACCAAAAAGATGATTTAATAAGGCAAGTTCAAGTCTTAGAGCTATATTGTTCTAAACAAGGCTTTAATTATGAAGTTATACAAGATTTAGGCTCTGGTATGAATTATTATAAAAAAGGCTTAACTAAATTGCTAAATCAAATTCTAGATGGCAAAGTAAAAAGATTAGTTTTAACTCACAAAGACAGACTTTTACGCTTTGGTGCTGAGCTAGTATTTGCTATATGTGAAGCCAAAGAAGTAGAAGTAATAATAATAAATAAAGGCGAAGAAAGCGTAAAATTTGAAGAAGAATTAGCCAAAGATGTGTTGGAAATAATCACAGTATTTTCAGCTAGACTTTATGGCTCACGCTCAAAGAAAAATAAAAAACTTTTAGATGAAATGCAAGAAGTGGTGGTAGAAAATGTCAGCAAATAA
- a CDS encoding RNA-guided endonuclease InsQ/TnpB family protein has translation MSANNNELISISHKIELKPNNKAKTHFKKAFGCARLAYNWGLAKWQEYYKQGIKVTHLDLKKEFNAIKKEQFPFVYEVSKYATQQPFLNLNLAFQKFFRDLKQGKVSYPKFKKKKDNFGSYYIGGDQAIIKDEKYLKVPNLGLVKMKEKLRFNGKINSFTISQSADKFFVSFSMQISKDEYLKTHNKAKNNNLALSIDVGLKSFLSLSNGLEIKAPKPLAKFNRLMIKRARQLSKKQHAKTKQEALQGIKKSSNYLKASIKLNKLHRKIANIRSDFLHKLTSSLVANAKYFCLEDLNVKGMMSNHRLAKSISDVSFYEFKRQLEYKSSYNDKEIYQVDRFYPSSKLCSNCGTIKENLALKDRVYICDECGISIDRDYNASLNLLSQLKQKIGKVLAEFTPADLTALLDDLAINQIATSKVETGIQQKSYL, from the coding sequence ATGTCAGCAAATAATAATGAGCTTATTAGCATTTCTCATAAGATAGAGTTAAAGCCAAATAATAAAGCTAAAACTCATTTTAAAAAAGCCTTTGGTTGTGCTAGACTTGCTTATAATTGGGGACTTGCAAAATGGCAAGAATACTACAAGCAAGGCATTAAAGTAACACATTTAGATTTAAAAAAGGAATTTAATGCCATTAAAAAAGAACAATTCCCCTTTGTGTATGAAGTAAGTAAATATGCTACGCAACAGCCTTTTTTAAATCTAAATCTAGCATTTCAAAAATTTTTTAGAGATTTAAAACAAGGTAAAGTAAGCTATCCAAAATTTAAGAAAAAGAAAGATAATTTCGGCTCTTATTACATAGGTGGAGACCAAGCAATAATCAAAGATGAAAAATATCTAAAAGTGCCAAATTTAGGACTTGTAAAAATGAAAGAGAAATTGAGATTTAATGGTAAAATCAATTCTTTTACTATTTCTCAAAGTGCTGATAAATTCTTTGTTTCTTTTAGTATGCAAATTAGTAAAGATGAGTATCTAAAAACTCATAATAAAGCTAAAAATAATAATCTAGCACTTAGCATAGATGTAGGCTTAAAATCGTTTTTAAGTTTATCTAATGGCTTAGAGATAAAAGCACCTAAACCATTAGCTAAGTTTAATCGTTTAATGATAAAAAGAGCTAGACAGCTAAGCAAAAAGCAACACGCAAAAACCAAGCAAGAAGCATTACAAGGCATTAAAAAATCTAGCAATTATCTAAAAGCAAGTATTAAGCTAAATAAATTGCATCGTAAAATAGCAAATATAAGAAGTGATTTTTTACACAAGCTTACTTCTAGCTTGGTAGCAAATGCTAAATATTTTTGCTTAGAGGATTTAAATGTAAAAGGGATGATGAGTAATCATAGACTTGCTAAATCTATAAGCGATGTAAGTTTTTATGAGTTTAAAAGGCAACTAGAATATAAATCTAGCTACAACGATAAAGAAATCTATCAAGTAGATAGATTTTATCCTAGTTCTAAATTATGCTCTAATTGTGGAACTATAAAAGAAAATTTAGCTCTAAAAGATAGAGTTTATATTTGCGATGAATGTGGAATTAGCATTGATAGAGACTACAATGCTAGTCTTAATTTGCTTTCACAATTAAAGCAAAAAATAGGCAAAGTTCTTGCCGAATTTACGCCTGCGGACTTGACAGCTCTGCTAGATGATTTAGCAATAAATCAAATAGCAACTAGCAAGGTTGAAACAGGAATACAACAAAAATCCTATTTATAG